From Hippea alviniae EP5-r, the proteins below share one genomic window:
- a CDS encoding DUF3987 domain-containing protein — MGKVEGLATPHKPSYFDYTTKISERKVESLIENPDLITYDSFPDVMPYPYDEIMREFAKAFGVSPAVPISAFLTAIGAAAGKRWTLEVKTNKRIHPNIWTILIGQSGTGKSPATKSILEGLFELEKENYKRYKRELNEYSRQAAENKKNGFIAEPPVYRQLIVEDTTIEALSIALQGNENGILLYTDELASFLLGMDKYKQKESGTKEKLLSAYDGGAWKINRITRETIFIPNALVSIFGTIQPEVLKKAFSEEDFYNGFLQRFCFFFTPDNDLPVLTDATISIENRKKIKELYERLINNTISITIQMTDMARSVYVDWYSKLSEEKDKGFSLSFLAKLDIQVLKLALIFTILEDKKVVDELNIKRAIVVGEYLKRTHLKVVNTLNFDETTREIAKAILALQEKNGSNIVLTQDLQNYLSETGLFIKPVELGRILRSKLKLQTATRTQNKRGVFITQEDKTRLKTLFLKTSGNLANF; from the coding sequence ATGGGAAAAGTAGAGGGGCTTGCAACCCCCCACAAACCATCTTATTTTGATTATACCACCAAAATATCTGAAAGAAAAGTGGAAAGTCTAATTGAAAACCCAGACCTTATAACTTACGACAGCTTCCCAGATGTTATGCCATACCCTTATGATGAGATTATGCGTGAATTTGCAAAAGCATTTGGTGTTTCTCCTGCCGTGCCTATTAGTGCATTTTTGACAGCCATAGGTGCTGCGGCAGGAAAGAGATGGACACTTGAAGTAAAAACCAACAAACGCATTCATCCTAATATCTGGACTATACTGATTGGACAATCTGGAACAGGTAAATCACCAGCTACAAAATCCATATTAGAAGGACTATTTGAATTGGAAAAGGAAAACTATAAGAGATACAAAAGAGAACTCAATGAATACAGCAGACAAGCAGCAGAAAACAAGAAAAACGGCTTTATTGCAGAGCCACCAGTATATCGTCAACTAATCGTAGAAGACACTACAATTGAAGCATTATCCATAGCCCTGCAGGGCAACGAGAATGGAATTTTACTCTATACTGATGAGCTTGCCAGCTTCTTGTTGGGTATGGACAAATACAAACAGAAAGAAAGTGGAACAAAAGAGAAGCTGTTAAGCGCCTATGATGGCGGCGCATGGAAAATCAACCGTATAACAAGAGAGACCATCTTTATCCCAAATGCTTTAGTCTCTATCTTTGGAACCATTCAACCAGAAGTGCTTAAAAAGGCTTTTTCTGAAGAAGACTTTTACAACGGTTTCCTGCAACGCTTCTGTTTCTTTTTTACCCCTGACAATGATTTACCTGTTTTAACAGATGCCACTATAAGCATTGAAAACCGCAAAAAGATAAAAGAGCTGTATGAGCGGCTAATAAACAACACCATTAGCATAACGATACAAATGACAGACATGGCAAGGAGTGTTTATGTTGACTGGTATAGCAAACTCAGTGAAGAAAAGGATAAGGGTTTCTCTTTAAGTTTTTTAGCAAAATTGGACATTCAAGTTTTGAAGTTGGCATTGATTTTTACAATCTTGGAAGACAAAAAGGTTGTTGATGAACTAAACATAAAAAGGGCAATAGTCGTTGGGGAGTATTTAAAAAGGACGCATTTGAAGGTTGTAAACACGCTCAATTTTGATGAGACGACAAGGGAGATAGCAAAGGCTATCCTTGCCCTGCAGGAGAAAAACGGCAGCAACATTGTTTTAACTCAAGATTTGCAAAATTACTTAAGCGAAACTGGACTTTTTATAAAACCCGTTGAATTGGGACGAATTTTAAGAAGTAAACTAAAACTACAGACAGCAACCCGCACACAAAACAAGCGTGGTGTTTTTATAACACAGGAAGATAAAACACGACTAAAAACTCTATTTTTAAAAACAAGTGGCAATCTGGCAAACTTTTAG
- a CDS encoding PIN domain-containing protein gives MIILDANIVIRFLMNDNVEQANKTEEIIKNNTVYIPNEVLAEIVYVLIGVYKIPRKDTADTLLLLVRSPNVFISGKSKVINALETFKNTNLDFVDSLLCSYSDTDVIATFDKKLKSCIKNRKGNLWDM, from the coding sequence ATGATAATATTAGATGCCAATATCGTAATAAGATTTCTTATGAACGATAATGTTGAGCAAGCGAACAAAACTGAAGAGATAATTAAGAATAATACCGTTTATATACCAAACGAGGTTTTAGCTGAAATTGTTTATGTGTTAATAGGCGTCTATAAAATACCAAGAAAAGACACGGCAGACACTTTATTATTGCTTGTTCGTAGTCCCAATGTATTTATCTCGGGCAAAAGTAAGGTTATCAATGCTTTAGAAACATTTAAAAACACAAACTTGGATTTTGTAGATTCTTTACTGTGTTCTTATTCTGACACTGATGTTATTGCAACCTTTGACAAGAAGCTAAAAAGTTGTATAAAGAATAGAAAAGGTAATCTTTGGGATATGTAA